From the Chloroflexus aurantiacus J-10-fl genome, one window contains:
- a CDS encoding PQQ-dependent sugar dehydrogenase, with product MPRILMILMSILWMTACSSIPERVADDSPAPPAAPIVTPATTASPLPEPSATPPVATLPPATAPTPAPTSPAVAVDPTMFSYALEQVADGFSRPTHITHAGDGSGRLFVVEQTGRIWVLRNGVKVSTPFLDIREQVGSRGNEQGLLSVAFHPQFAGNGRFFVNYTNTNGDTVVAEYRADPGSDQADPTSARELLRIDQPAANHNGGLLLFGNDGYLYIGTGDGGGAGDPLDAGQRLDTLLGKLLRIDIDNGQPYAIPADNPFVNTAAALPEIWAYGLRNPWRFTFDPVTNLIFIADVGQNEQEEVNVASAATGGLNYGWRLMEGDQCYRPASCDPTGLVLPVAVYPHDSASGGCSVTGGEVYRGVQQPALHGVYFYADYCTGNLWALWANGETWQHALIARLPIQTTSFGLDEQGEVYLLDRAGGVYRLVMSRS from the coding sequence ATGCCACGTATCTTGATGATCTTGATGAGTATTCTCTGGATGACGGCGTGTTCCAGTATCCCGGAACGTGTTGCTGACGATTCGCCCGCACCACCTGCTGCGCCAATCGTGACGCCGGCTACCACCGCGTCTCCTCTCCCGGAGCCATCAGCCACACCACCCGTCGCTACGTTACCGCCGGCCACTGCACCGACGCCTGCGCCAACCTCACCGGCGGTCGCGGTTGATCCCACTATGTTCAGCTATGCTCTGGAACAGGTTGCTGATGGTTTTTCACGTCCGACCCATATCACGCATGCCGGCGATGGCAGTGGCCGTCTCTTTGTGGTCGAACAGACCGGTCGTATCTGGGTCTTGCGAAACGGCGTGAAGGTGTCAACGCCGTTTCTCGACATTCGCGAACAGGTTGGCTCGCGTGGCAATGAACAGGGCTTGCTGAGTGTTGCGTTTCACCCTCAATTTGCCGGTAACGGACGTTTCTTTGTGAACTACACCAACACCAACGGTGATACGGTTGTTGCCGAGTATCGCGCCGATCCTGGCTCGGATCAGGCCGATCCAACCAGTGCTCGTGAGCTGTTGCGGATTGATCAGCCGGCAGCCAACCATAATGGCGGGTTGCTACTCTTTGGCAATGACGGCTATCTCTACATCGGTACCGGTGATGGTGGTGGTGCCGGCGATCCACTCGATGCCGGGCAACGGCTGGATACGTTACTCGGTAAGTTGCTGCGGATCGACATTGATAACGGGCAGCCGTATGCAATCCCAGCCGATAATCCCTTCGTGAATACAGCCGCTGCATTGCCAGAGATTTGGGCTTACGGCTTACGCAATCCCTGGCGCTTCACCTTCGATCCAGTTACAAACCTGATCTTCATTGCGGATGTCGGCCAGAATGAACAGGAAGAGGTCAATGTTGCATCCGCAGCGACGGGCGGTCTCAACTATGGCTGGCGTCTGATGGAGGGCGATCAGTGTTACCGACCGGCAAGCTGCGATCCAACCGGACTGGTCTTACCGGTCGCGGTTTATCCACACGATAGCGCGAGTGGTGGTTGTTCAGTCACCGGTGGTGAAGTATATCGCGGGGTTCAGCAACCGGCATTACACGGTGTCTACTTCTACGCCGATTACTGCACCGGCAATTTGTGGGCGCTATGGGCAAATGGCGAGACCTGGCAACACGCACTGATTGCCCGGCTACCGATCCAAACCACGTCGTTCGGTCTGGATGAACAAGGGGAGGTGTATCTGCTGGATCGGGCAGGTGGGGTGTATCGGCTGGTGATGAGTCGATCCTAG
- a CDS encoding lysophospholipid acyltransferase family protein has product MNDEPVDPLTSDTEVQHPRRRRTKAVTIETTSETPTTADPDHVDGAVAPTPALDSPQPSPSLTSWDEPSASSRSAEQLFEVEIDIRQQSEQQPAPQAALGQFAAGVIRLIGENLQRMTNEQVERINSMLQGVDLRDYLDPDFWKGVGMILQYQINEQASFIQRRLRGEYSTDPFGMDREIIEIARPFLSFMYSTWWRVTATGLEHVPASGRALLVANHSGVLPWDGAMIATAVFNEHPAQNERIVRSLHLHWFSTLPIIAPTLAALGQVPGIPENAIRLLEQDELVCVFPEGLKGVGKLFKDRYKLARFGRGGFVQAALRTRSPIIPVAVVGAEEIYPMLANAEGIAKLLGFPYFPLTPFFPWFGLLGVIPLPTRWSITFCPPIATDEYDADAADDPITVLALSEQVRETIQEVINQKLAERTSVF; this is encoded by the coding sequence ATGAACGACGAGCCGGTTGATCCACTGACCAGTGATACAGAGGTTCAGCATCCCCGGCGACGCCGGACAAAGGCGGTGACCATTGAGACAACCTCAGAGACGCCGACAACCGCCGATCCCGATCACGTTGATGGAGCTGTCGCTCCGACACCAGCCCTCGATTCGCCGCAACCTTCACCGTCGCTAACGAGCTGGGACGAGCCGTCGGCATCCAGTCGTTCGGCTGAACAGCTTTTCGAGGTAGAGATTGATATTCGTCAGCAGAGTGAGCAACAACCTGCTCCCCAGGCTGCGCTCGGTCAGTTCGCTGCTGGTGTCATTCGGCTCATTGGTGAAAATCTGCAACGCATGACCAACGAGCAGGTCGAGCGCATTAATAGCATGCTGCAAGGTGTTGATCTGCGTGACTATCTCGATCCTGATTTCTGGAAGGGGGTCGGGATGATCTTGCAGTATCAAATCAATGAACAGGCATCCTTTATTCAACGCCGCCTGCGTGGTGAATACAGTACCGATCCGTTTGGGATGGATCGTGAAATTATCGAGATTGCCCGTCCATTTCTCTCGTTTATGTATAGTACGTGGTGGCGGGTGACAGCTACCGGTCTCGAACACGTACCTGCCAGTGGGCGGGCTTTGCTGGTGGCAAATCACAGTGGCGTACTGCCGTGGGACGGGGCGATGATTGCTACGGCAGTTTTCAATGAACACCCGGCCCAGAATGAACGGATTGTGCGCTCGCTGCATTTACACTGGTTCAGCACCTTACCGATCATCGCCCCAACTCTGGCTGCGCTAGGGCAGGTGCCCGGTATTCCGGAAAACGCGATCCGGTTACTTGAACAGGATGAGCTGGTATGTGTTTTCCCTGAAGGTTTGAAAGGGGTTGGCAAACTCTTCAAGGACCGCTACAAGCTGGCCCGTTTTGGACGCGGTGGGTTTGTTCAGGCCGCCTTACGAACACGTTCACCGATTATACCGGTGGCTGTGGTAGGGGCGGAAGAGATTTATCCGATGCTGGCGAACGCTGAGGGCATCGCTAAATTGCTCGGGTTTCCCTATTTTCCGCTTACGCCCTTCTTCCCCTGGTTTGGTCTGCTCGGTGTCATTCCACTTCCGACCCGCTGGAGTATTACGTTCTGTCCGCCGATTGCCACCGATGAGTACGACGCCGATGCGGCTGATGATCCGATCACGGTGCTGGCACTGTCCGAGCAAGTGCGTGAGACGATCCAGGAAGTTATTAACCAGAAGCTGGCCGAGCGCACGTCGGTGTTTTAG
- a CDS encoding NAD-dependent epimerase/dehydratase family protein translates to MKRVLINGAKGMLSAQAAQVLSQHHDVIVLGQQPPTAPIGKADWLVARLDRHQLLELLRHEQIDTVVHCDLLGFDEPLPDHETTVQHNVIGTMELLGACRAAGIRHVVLRSHGWIYGASPLNPLLISEERPIKTQHSRGLLRTLGEVEQVVADFASRHPQITVTVLRYAPLLDQDSPLMRYLRAPAPQMLFGFDPMIQLLHLTDAAQAVLAAVQQPIGGAFNLAPAQSMPLSQVIRRLGHQPVPVLGPLFDNQPPAGWPFDVDFLRYRCTIDPERACRLLGWSAHYDMATALDTLKPLSPEEERATAARALDEFFNRRRMHDERRAG, encoded by the coding sequence ATGAAGCGGGTGCTTATCAACGGCGCAAAAGGAATGTTAAGTGCGCAGGCCGCCCAGGTGTTGAGCCAGCATCACGATGTTATCGTCCTGGGACAACAACCACCAACAGCTCCTATCGGCAAAGCCGACTGGCTGGTAGCCCGACTTGATCGTCATCAGTTGCTTGAGTTATTGCGCCATGAGCAGATAGACACCGTCGTTCATTGCGATCTGTTGGGGTTCGATGAACCGCTGCCTGACCACGAAACGACGGTTCAGCACAATGTCATTGGCACGATGGAGTTGCTCGGTGCCTGTCGTGCTGCCGGCATACGCCATGTTGTGTTACGCAGTCATGGCTGGATCTATGGCGCCAGTCCGTTGAATCCGTTGTTGATCAGCGAAGAGCGTCCGATCAAGACGCAGCATAGCCGGGGCCTCCTGCGTACTCTGGGTGAAGTAGAGCAGGTGGTGGCCGATTTTGCTTCCCGCCACCCTCAAATCACAGTGACGGTGTTGCGCTATGCACCGCTGCTTGACCAGGATAGCCCGCTGATGCGCTATCTGCGCGCACCAGCCCCCCAGATGTTGTTCGGCTTCGACCCAATGATCCAGCTACTCCACCTCACCGATGCTGCTCAGGCAGTGTTGGCGGCGGTGCAGCAACCGATTGGCGGTGCTTTCAATCTCGCTCCAGCGCAATCGATGCCGCTGAGCCAGGTCATTCGCCGGCTGGGACATCAGCCGGTACCGGTATTAGGCCCTCTCTTCGACAATCAACCGCCGGCCGGATGGCCCTTCGACGTTGATTTCTTGCGCTACCGTTGTACTATCGATCCTGAGCGTGCCTGTCGCTTGCTAGGATGGTCGGCCCACTACGATATGGCAACGGCTCTCGACACACTGAAGCCGTTGTCGCCAGAAGAGGAGCGGGCTACGGCTGCCCGCGCCCTCGATGAATTTTTCAATCGCAGGAGAATGCACGATGAACGACGAGCCGGTTGA
- a CDS encoding type II toxin-antitoxin system death-on-curing family toxin — MFDEEATDIVYLSLDDVLDLHTLVIERYGGLLGIKSQDRLQMVLQAPRQILFETELYPDLCSKAAVFTFLLVKHHPFNSANEATAFACLLRFLAINGACLRPEVGPDEIAWVFRALSHGDMDREELERWLRENVGILP, encoded by the coding sequence ATGTTTGACGAGGAAGCGACCGACATCGTCTATCTTTCACTGGATGATGTGCTTGATCTGCACACCCTGGTCATAGAGCGCTACGGTGGACTGCTCGGCATTAAAAGCCAGGATCGGTTGCAGATGGTCTTGCAGGCACCACGCCAAATTCTCTTTGAAACCGAGCTGTATCCCGATCTGTGCAGTAAAGCCGCTGTCTTCACCTTTTTGCTCGTGAAGCATCATCCCTTCAATTCGGCTAACGAGGCGACTGCATTTGCCTGCCTGCTCCGCTTTCTTGCAATCAATGGAGCCTGTTTACGACCGGAAGTTGGACCTGATGAGATTGCCTGGGTGTTTCGGGCATTGAGCCACGGTGATATGGATCGGGAAGAGCTTGAGCGCTGGTTGCGCGAAAATGTAGGAATATTGCCATGA
- the lysS gene encoding lysine--tRNA ligase, whose product MELNDLQAQRAAKLAELRAAGLDPYPPRCYRSHTIAEALAAFDDLVAQSTTLTLTGRIIGARRIMGKIAFAHIEDGTGEIQLWLSRADLGDEWFERFRDQLDTFDIVQASGVLRCTKTGERSLFVRELAILAKAINPPPEKWAGLQDVEERHRQRYLDLIVNRDRREIFRARARVISTMRRVLDERGFLEVETPVLQPLYGGAAARPFITYHNALGQNLYLRIATELYLKRLIVGGFPGVYEIGKNFRNEGVDRSHNPEFTMMECYQAYADYHAMMTLVEEMLSEICLAVHGTTTITYQGRELDFRPPWPRIAMATAIADRTGIDITQITDLDALQEAISARGLRVERKASWAKQVDELFSEFVQPHLFQPTFIIDYPVAMSPLAKRIPDRPDFTERFEAFIAGMEIGNAFTELNDPFDQEERFREQLRAFAAGDEEAHQMDEDFINALRYGMPPTGGLGVGIDRLVMVLTDQSNIREVILFPHLRERSDE is encoded by the coding sequence ATGGAATTGAATGATTTACAGGCCCAACGTGCGGCAAAGCTGGCCGAATTGCGTGCTGCCGGTCTCGATCCATACCCACCTCGCTGTTACCGCAGCCATACCATTGCCGAAGCTCTGGCTGCGTTTGATGATCTGGTCGCCCAGTCCACCACACTGACGCTGACCGGACGCATCATCGGCGCTCGCCGCATTATGGGTAAGATCGCCTTTGCTCATATTGAAGATGGCACGGGTGAGATTCAGCTCTGGCTCAGCCGGGCCGATCTCGGTGATGAATGGTTCGAGCGTTTTCGCGATCAGCTCGACACCTTCGATATTGTCCAGGCGAGTGGTGTATTACGTTGCACCAAGACCGGTGAACGCTCGCTCTTTGTGCGTGAGCTGGCAATACTGGCCAAGGCGATTAATCCACCCCCTGAAAAATGGGCCGGTTTGCAAGATGTCGAAGAGCGCCATCGCCAGCGCTATCTCGACCTGATCGTTAACCGTGACCGCCGCGAGATTTTCCGGGCGCGGGCCCGTGTCATCAGCACGATGCGGCGCGTCCTGGATGAACGGGGCTTTCTCGAAGTTGAGACACCGGTGTTGCAACCACTCTACGGTGGGGCTGCTGCACGCCCTTTTATCACCTATCACAATGCGCTGGGCCAGAATCTCTATTTGCGGATCGCCACCGAACTCTACCTCAAGCGCCTGATTGTCGGCGGCTTTCCCGGTGTGTACGAAATCGGGAAGAACTTTCGCAATGAAGGGGTTGATCGCTCACACAATCCAGAGTTCACCATGATGGAATGTTATCAGGCGTATGCTGATTATCACGCCATGATGACTCTGGTGGAAGAGATGCTGAGCGAGATTTGTCTGGCTGTCCACGGCACCACAACGATCACCTATCAGGGCCGTGAACTTGATTTTCGTCCACCCTGGCCGCGCATTGCGATGGCAACAGCGATTGCCGACCGCACCGGTATCGACATTACCCAGATCACCGATCTGGATGCCTTACAAGAAGCTATCAGCGCACGTGGATTGCGGGTTGAACGCAAGGCGTCGTGGGCAAAGCAGGTTGACGAACTCTTCTCGGAGTTTGTACAACCTCATCTGTTCCAGCCAACCTTCATCATCGATTATCCGGTGGCGATGTCGCCGCTGGCAAAGCGGATTCCTGACCGGCCTGATTTTACCGAGCGCTTCGAGGCCTTTATCGCCGGTATGGAGATTGGCAATGCCTTCACCGAGTTGAATGATCCATTCGACCAGGAAGAACGCTTCCGTGAACAGTTACGCGCCTTCGCTGCCGGTGATGAAGAGGCGCACCAGATGGACGAAGATTTTATCAATGCGCTACGTTACGGTATGCCACCGACCGGTGGTCTTGGGGTAGGTATCGACCGCCTGGTGATGGTCTTGACCGATCAATCCAACATTCGCGAAGTGATTCTCTTCCCGCATTTGCGGGAACGGTCTGATGAGTAG
- the greA gene encoding transcription elongation factor GreA, translated as MTEKPTYLTREGRARLEAELEYLTTVERKQIAERIAAAKELGDISESGEYEDAKKAQALLEGRIRELKHLLSRAEVIDEDQASNGEVRVGSSVTVRFEDDGTEETWTIVGSAEANPRQGRISNESPLGAALLGKRARNKVTVHTPSGVMKLTILKVR; from the coding sequence ATGACAGAGAAGCCAACGTATCTGACTCGCGAAGGTCGCGCCCGTTTGGAGGCAGAGCTTGAGTATCTAACCACGGTTGAGCGCAAGCAGATTGCCGAACGGATCGCAGCGGCCAAAGAATTGGGCGATATTTCCGAGAGCGGTGAATATGAGGATGCCAAAAAGGCACAGGCGCTCCTTGAAGGTCGTATTCGCGAGCTGAAGCACTTGCTCTCACGCGCTGAAGTCATTGATGAGGATCAGGCCAGCAATGGTGAAGTACGGGTTGGTTCATCTGTAACCGTGCGCTTTGAAGACGATGGTACAGAAGAGACCTGGACGATTGTTGGTAGTGCGGAAGCCAATCCGCGCCAGGGCCGTATCTCAAATGAGTCACCGCTCGGTGCTGCACTGCTCGGCAAGCGCGCACGTAATAAGGTGACCGTTCACACGCCTTCCGGCGTCATGAAATTAACCATTCTCAAAGTGCGTTAG
- a CDS encoding FtsK/SpoIIIE family DNA translocase translates to MASRSGNKSTGSRRASSQKRGKSSAKGGWRIVLRPEHQRELFALGLMLVAVLTIIFVFTGEAGGLGTLYLNTVRSLFGAGVFFVPLTLFMIGLAILWQERMHDASLSGANVLGTGMILLAMLGLLEVPVHSILIADRMNEGGGWIGYWLLELLQMAIGQIAAVLVILALGLAGLLLTFNLTVRELVVGMVERTIAFWQVLWSAPRRPQSSPATLPRSGADLVFSPPPQGGSDDDIVPTPIAARPTRASLFQRPTPELPPPAREPAVSVKPITPVKPEPVQEVVQEPLDGFEISPVRRAWPLPSLDLLLERTVDGGITDEERRLKARVIEETLASFKVEARVVGVNTGPAVTQFELQPAVGVKVAKITTLERDLALALAAQSIRIEAPIPGKNVVGIEIPNSAIAMVSLREVLDSEEFETFRGRLKLPLGKDVSGTPVIADLTKMPHLLVAGATGSGKSVAINAFLCGLLLKHTPDELKLILIDPKMVEMIVYNHIPHLLSPVVTEVERVVPTLKWATREMERRYKVFARNGCRNIDSYRQLARKRADLEPMPYIVIVIDELADLMMMAADEVETYICRLAQMARATGIHLIIATQRPSVDVITGLIKANFPSRIAFAVTSQVDSRVILDVPGAEHLLGRGDMLYMAADSAKLIRIQGTYVADREVERIVEFWRHAAPPTEATAAQPNTATGEGKAAEESSGAEPFRPPAEFLSPAEQDELLPQAIALVGQHQRASASLLQRRLRIGYSKAQQLIDLLEQQGYVGPAEGGRSREVLKRNGSATS, encoded by the coding sequence ATGGCTTCACGCAGTGGTAATAAATCAACAGGATCACGACGAGCGAGCAGTCAGAAGCGCGGCAAAAGCAGCGCGAAAGGGGGCTGGCGGATCGTCTTGCGACCCGAACACCAACGTGAACTTTTCGCGTTGGGGCTGATGCTGGTTGCTGTCCTGACCATTATCTTTGTCTTTACCGGCGAAGCTGGCGGTCTGGGAACTCTCTATCTCAATACCGTGCGTTCGCTGTTCGGTGCCGGTGTCTTTTTTGTCCCGCTCACGCTCTTCATGATCGGGCTGGCGATTCTCTGGCAAGAGCGCATGCACGATGCCAGTCTGAGCGGTGCCAATGTTCTGGGTACCGGCATGATATTACTGGCCATGCTGGGTCTGCTTGAAGTGCCGGTACATTCCATTCTCATCGCTGATCGAATGAATGAGGGTGGGGGCTGGATTGGTTACTGGCTGCTTGAACTGCTTCAGATGGCGATTGGGCAGATCGCAGCGGTGCTGGTGATTCTGGCGCTCGGTCTGGCCGGCCTGCTGCTCACGTTCAATCTTACGGTACGCGAGCTGGTGGTGGGGATGGTCGAACGTACTATCGCGTTCTGGCAGGTGTTGTGGAGTGCACCACGACGCCCGCAATCATCACCGGCAACGCTGCCGCGCAGTGGCGCCGATCTGGTATTTTCCCCACCTCCCCAGGGTGGGAGTGATGATGATATTGTGCCGACCCCAATCGCGGCCCGTCCTACCCGGGCCAGCCTCTTCCAACGCCCTACGCCTGAGCTACCTCCACCGGCCAGAGAGCCAGCGGTGTCGGTAAAGCCGATTACACCGGTGAAGCCCGAACCGGTACAAGAGGTGGTGCAGGAACCGCTAGATGGCTTTGAGATTTCGCCGGTACGCCGGGCATGGCCGCTGCCTTCCCTCGATCTGCTCCTGGAACGCACGGTCGATGGCGGGATTACTGATGAAGAACGCCGACTCAAGGCACGGGTGATCGAGGAGACCCTGGCCAGTTTTAAGGTCGAAGCCCGTGTTGTGGGGGTGAATACCGGCCCGGCGGTAACCCAGTTTGAGCTGCAACCGGCAGTAGGGGTGAAAGTCGCCAAGATTACGACGCTCGAACGCGACCTGGCACTGGCGCTGGCAGCCCAATCGATACGAATTGAAGCACCAATTCCAGGCAAGAATGTAGTTGGGATCGAGATTCCCAACAGCGCGATTGCCATGGTGTCACTGCGCGAGGTGCTCGACAGCGAGGAGTTTGAAACCTTCCGCGGGCGGCTGAAATTGCCGCTGGGTAAAGATGTCAGCGGTACGCCGGTGATTGCTGATCTGACCAAAATGCCCCACCTGCTGGTGGCCGGTGCAACCGGTTCGGGGAAGTCGGTGGCTATCAATGCGTTTCTCTGCGGTCTGCTCTTGAAGCATACGCCTGATGAACTCAAGCTCATTCTGATCGACCCCAAGATGGTCGAGATGATTGTTTACAACCATATCCCCCATCTGCTCTCGCCGGTCGTCACCGAAGTGGAACGGGTGGTGCCAACGCTGAAGTGGGCAACCCGCGAGATGGAACGCCGGTATAAGGTCTTCGCCCGTAACGGTTGTCGTAACATTGACAGTTATCGTCAACTGGCGCGTAAACGGGCCGATCTGGAACCGATGCCCTATATCGTGATTGTGATCGATGAGCTGGCCGACCTGATGATGATGGCAGCCGATGAAGTCGAGACGTATATCTGTCGGCTGGCCCAGATGGCCCGCGCAACCGGGATTCACCTGATTATTGCGACGCAGCGCCCTTCGGTTGATGTGATTACCGGTTTGATCAAGGCCAACTTCCCGTCACGAATTGCCTTTGCCGTCACGTCGCAAGTTGATAGCCGGGTGATCCTCGACGTGCCGGGTGCTGAACATCTGCTTGGCCGGGGTGACATGCTGTATATGGCCGCCGACTCGGCCAAACTGATCCGGATTCAAGGCACCTACGTCGCCGACCGTGAAGTCGAGCGGATCGTTGAGTTCTGGCGTCATGCCGCGCCACCGACCGAGGCGACTGCGGCCCAGCCGAATACGGCCACCGGTGAAGGAAAGGCGGCTGAAGAGTCTTCCGGCGCTGAGCCATTCCGACCGCCAGCCGAGTTTCTTTCTCCCGCCGAACAAGATGAGTTATTACCGCAGGCAATTGCGCTTGTGGGTCAACACCAGCGTGCCTCTGCTTCGCTGTTGCAACGTCGGTTGCGCATCGGTTATTCAAAAGCCCAGCAATTGATCGATCTGCTCGAACAGCAGGGGTATGTCGGCCCAGCCGAGGGGGGACGTTCACGAGAAGTGCTCAAGCGCAACGGTTCAGCAACGTCGTAA
- a CDS encoding M24 family metallopeptidase, translating to MTDLYHEKLHQAQELLAAYDLDLWLIFVRETAEHTDPALKLLGHFSLTWPTAIVITRQGRALALTGLGDDEAVRHTGLFDEVRTYTQSIGPELVRLLSTYNPQRIGINISRSDVSADGLTYGMYLNLCDYLADTPYRERLVSAEQFVAALRSRKTPQEVDRLRAAADLSMRIFAAVGDFLRPGVSEYDVAAFAHAQTQAAGATTAWDPAHCPGLNAGPNSPWGHVGPSAEIVRPGEVFHMDFGVKLNDYCSDHQRVWYCLRPDEHEPPAEAQHAFNAVKTAIRAAAAAVRSGVVGWEIDAIARQTITAAGYPEYPHALGHQVGRSVHDGGVGFYPRWERYGDRPYGTIEAGMVLTLELGVRTRFGYISLEEEILVTADGCEWIGQPQEELWLIR from the coding sequence ATGACGGACCTCTATCACGAAAAGTTACATCAGGCACAAGAGCTGCTGGCTGCGTATGACCTTGATCTCTGGCTGATCTTTGTCCGTGAGACTGCCGAACATACCGATCCCGCCCTGAAACTTCTCGGTCATTTTTCCCTCACCTGGCCAACCGCAATTGTGATTACCCGTCAGGGTCGGGCACTGGCGCTAACCGGATTGGGTGATGATGAAGCGGTACGCCATACCGGTTTATTTGATGAAGTACGTACCTACACCCAAAGTATCGGCCCTGAACTGGTACGTCTGTTATCCACATATAATCCACAGCGAATTGGGATTAACATCAGTCGGAGTGATGTCAGTGCTGATGGACTAACGTATGGGATGTACCTCAATCTGTGTGATTATCTGGCCGATACACCCTACCGGGAACGGCTCGTGTCAGCCGAGCAGTTTGTTGCCGCATTGCGCAGCCGCAAAACGCCCCAGGAAGTAGATCGCTTGCGCGCTGCGGCTGACCTCAGTATGCGCATTTTTGCCGCAGTTGGTGATTTTCTGCGTCCCGGTGTCAGCGAATACGACGTTGCAGCCTTTGCTCACGCGCAAACTCAGGCTGCCGGCGCCACCACGGCCTGGGACCCCGCCCATTGCCCTGGCCTCAACGCTGGCCCCAACTCGCCATGGGGGCACGTCGGTCCCTCGGCTGAAATTGTCCGACCCGGGGAAGTATTTCACATGGATTTTGGCGTCAAACTAAACGACTACTGCTCTGATCATCAGCGTGTCTGGTACTGCCTGCGCCCGGATGAACACGAGCCGCCAGCAGAAGCGCAGCATGCGTTCAATGCCGTGAAGACCGCGATCCGTGCGGCTGCCGCTGCGGTACGTTCCGGCGTGGTCGGTTGGGAGATCGATGCGATTGCGCGCCAGACCATTACCGCTGCCGGTTATCCTGAATATCCCCATGCGCTCGGTCATCAGGTTGGTCGATCAGTGCATGACGGTGGTGTTGGCTTCTACCCACGCTGGGAGCGCTACGGTGACAGGCCGTATGGTACCATCGAAGCCGGGATGGTTTTGACGCTGGAACTGGGTGTACGAACGCGCTTCGGCTATATATCGCTTGAAGAAGAGATTCTGGTGACGGCGGACGGTTGTGAGTGGATTGGTCAACCGCAAGAAGAATTATGGTTAATTCGGTGA